The proteins below are encoded in one region of Oncorhynchus nerka isolate Pitt River linkage group LG15, Oner_Uvic_2.0, whole genome shotgun sequence:
- the LOC135559952 gene encoding trichohyalin-like, translating into MSSLNFSPPVKEEEDVCRTEKEGLWLNHVVKEEEEALVKEEEEEEAVTIQQQVEGETVAVKEEEEDVSVKEEEYEFRVKEEEEDVTVKEEVMEVTVKEEEDEFRVTEEFTEEEDEFRVTEEEEVVTEEEEEDEFRVTEEFTEEEEEDEFRVTEEEEEVDAPLRASCRAVSQLGTATAPPTTARGGRGLPNASPGTNYLPSRTPTPPDVTGRPKISPRTTATRDTVCSPRYHPDQDAVFGVKEEEGVITERTPVRSAVRSCPLCPKVVVGFSQHLRHTHNVRNTEERILLCNWQSGRVNIRQEPCPVTGCSAHASRLDRHMESHTELDRSQRRRALGELRRRLTMERLAALRASNPVVPLATHLDIAETKQEEEEEEEEEDVSCGDYSCHCQAPILRLRKALQERDEALTKRSATFQSLREDNLKLTSELNRARKRYQLLKRQKETSVRARSANARSGKTRSGKTSVRARSANARSGKTRSAKRSRFQTASDTEQEELQQDQVVGSGAQIEEATAPKSSSQTPFPGSALSVFIEGFRKICEGPSPNNKLKQNCVAKLKSVLQFLKFMAKDEKYPSTLSFLAHRDNMRRWFQTLQQNKAVATVNHYTSTIGAFLQYSEETPPPGCRLTKNHWKDINRAMKEINKSVKGAVSNQEGKGVSTKSLLECKGVSTKSLLECKGVSTKSLLECKGVSTKSLLECKGVSTKSLLECKGVSTKSLLECKGVSTKSLLECKGVSTKSLLECKGVSTKSLLECKGCLQRACWSARGVYKEPAGVQGGVYKEPAGVQGGVYKEPAGVQRGVYKEPAGVQGGVYKEPAGVQGGVYKEPAGVPVSCQGQDPPSAENLGRNNDPEEPEPILWIPVCLFHLHVRPQPGPL; encoded by the exons ATGAGCTCACTAAACTTCTCTCCTCCTgttaaagaagaggaggatgtcTGCCGGACGGAGAAAGAGGGTCTGTGGCTGAACCATGtcgtgaaagaggaggaagaagctctggtcaaagaggaggaggaagaggaggcagtTACAATACAACAACAAGTAGAGGGTGAGACTGTTGccgtgaaagaggaagaggaagacgtCTCAGTTAAAGAAGAGGAATACgagttcagagtgaaagaggaagaggaagatgttACGGTAAAAGAAGAGGTGATGGaagttacagtgaaagaagaggaagacgagTTCAGAGTGACAGAGGAGTTTACTGAGGAGGAAGACGAGttcagagtgacagaggaagaggaggttgttactgaggaggaagaggaagacgaGTTCAGAGTGACAGAGGAGTTtactgaggaggaagaggaagacgaGTTCAGagtgacagaggaggaggaggaagtggatgcaccattgagagcatcctgtcgggctgtatcacagcttgGTACGGCAACGGCTCCGCCCACAACTGCCAGAGGGGGGcgtggtctgcccaacgcatcaccggggacaaactacctgccctccaggacacctacaccacccgatgtcacaggaaggccaaaaatatcaccaaggacaacagccacccgagacactgtctgttcaccccgctatcatccagatcag GATGCCGTGTTtggagtgaaggaggaggagggagtgataACTG AGAGAACTCCGGTGCGCTCTGCAGTGCGTTCCTGTCCGCTTTGCCCTAAGGTTGTGGTCGGCTTCAGCCAGCACCTGAGGCACACGCACAACGTGAGGAACACGGAGGAGAGGATCCTCCTTTGTAATTGGCAGTCGGGCCGTGTCAACATCAGGCAGGAGCCGTGCCCAGTGACGGGATGCTCCGCCCACGCCAGCCGGCTGGACCGGCACATGGAGTCGCACACAGAGCTCGACAGATCGCAGAGGAGACGAGCTTTAGGGGAACTCAGGAGACGGCTGACCATGGAGCGGCTGGCCGCGTTGAGGGCGTCCAACCCTGTCGTCCCGCTGGCCACCCATTTGGATATTGCGGAAACAaagcaggaagaggaggaagaggaggaagaggaggacgtgAGCTGCGGAGATTATTCCTGCCACTGCCAGGCGCCCATCCTGAGGCTGCGGAAAGCTTTGCAAGAGCGCGATGAGGCCCTGACCAAGAGAAGTGCGACATTCCAATCCCTTAGAGAGGACAACCTGAAGCTGACCTCTGAACTGAATAGAGCGAGGAAGAGGTATCAGCTACTGAAAAGGCAGAAGGAGACGAGTGTCAGGGCGAGGTCAGCGAACGCGAGGTCAGGGAAGACGAGGTCAGGGAAGACGAGTGTCAGGGCGAGGTCAGCGAACGCGAGGTCGGGGAAGACGAGGTCAGCGAAGAGGTCCAGGTTTCAGACCGCGTCAGACACAGAACAAGAGGAGCTACAGCAGGACCAAGTCGTAGGTTCAGGAGCCCAGATAGAGGAGGCCACGGCGCCCAAATCTAGCAGCCAAACTCCCTTCCCGGGCTCTGCTCTGA gtgtgtttatagaggggTTCAGGAAGATCTGTGAAGGCCCCAGTCCAAACAATAAGCTGAAGCAAAACTGTGTCGCGAAGCTCAAGAGTGTGCTGCAATTTTTGAAGTTCATGGCGAAGGATGAGAAATATCCATCCACTCTCAGTTTCCTGGCACACCGGGACAACATGAGGAG aTGGTTTCAGACCCTTCAGCAGAACAAGGCCGTCGCCACGGTCAACCACTACACCTCGACTATCGGTGCATTTCTCCAATACTCCGAGGAGACCCCTCCGCCCGGCTGCCGGCTGACCAAAAACCACTGGAAGGACATCAACAGGGCCATGAAGGAGATCAACAAGTCAGTGAAAGGAGCCGTCTCCAACCAGGAAGGCAAGGGGGTGTCCACAAAGAGCCTGCTGGAGTGCAAGGGGGTGTCTACAAAGAGCCTGCTGGAGTGCAAGGGGGTGTCCACAAAGAGCCTGCTGGAGTGCAAGGGGGTGTCCACAAAGAGCCTGCTGGAGTGCAAGGGGGTGTCCACAAAGAGCCTGCTGGAGTGCAAGGGGGTGTCCACAAAGAGCCTGCTGGAGTGCAAGGGGGTGTCCACAAAGAGCCTGCTGGAGTGCAAGGGGGTGTCTACAAAGAGCCTGCTGGAGTGCAAGGGGGTGTCTACAAAGAGCCTGCTGGAGTGCAAGGGGTGTCTACAAAGAGCCTGCTGGAGTGCAAGGGGTGTCTACAAAGAGCCTGCTGGAGTGCAAGGGGGTGTCTACAAAGAGCCTGCTGGAGTGCAAGGGGGTGTCTACAAAGAGCCTGCTGGAGTGCAAAGGGGTGTCTACAAAGAGCCTGCTGGAGTGCAAGGGGGTGTCTACAAAGAGCCTGCTGGAGTGCAAGGGGGTGTCTACAAAGAGCCTGCTGGAGTGCCAGTCTCTTGCCAAGGACAAGATCCCCCAAGTGCTGA AAACCTTGGAAGAAACAATGACCCAGAGGAACCAGAACCGATTTTATGGATTCCTGTGTGCCTATTTCACCTCCATGTACGGCCACAGCCCGGGCCTTTATAG